The Bubalus bubalis isolate 160015118507 breed Murrah chromosome 16, NDDB_SH_1, whole genome shotgun sequence genome window below encodes:
- the LOC102407387 gene encoding olfactory receptor 2D3, with protein sequence MGEENHTFVAEFIFLGLSQDSQIQILLFILFLIIYLLTVLGNLLIIILIFMDSRLHTPMYFFLRNLSFADLCFSTSIVPQVLVHFLVKNKTISFMGCMAQVTVFLLVGCTECALLAVMSYDRYVAVCKPLHYSTIMTQQVCLQLAIGSWASGAVVSLVDTTFTFQLPYQGQNIINHYFCEPPALLKLASADTYRTETAIFAMGVAILLAPVSLILASYWNIISTVIQMQSGEGRLKAFSTCGSHLIVVVLFYGSGIFTYMRPNSKTIKERDKMISVFYTVVTPMLNPIIYSLRNKYVKGALRKLAGRKSFSQRR encoded by the coding sequence ATGGGAGAAGAAAACCACACTTTTGTGGCAGAATTTATCTTCCTTGGCCTTTCACAGGACTCACAGATCCAGATCCtgctgtttattctttttctcatcatttaTCTGTTAACTGTGCTTGGAAACCTGCTTATCATCATTCTCATCTTCATGGATTCTCGActtcacacccccatgtacttttttCTTAGAAACCTCTCTTTTGCAGATCTCTGTTTCTCTACTAGCATTGTCCCTCAAGTGTTGGTCCACTTCCTGGTGAAGAATAAAACTATTTCTTTCATGGGGTGTATGGCACAGGTCACTGTCTTCCTTCTGGTTGGGTGCACAGAATGTGCACTTCTGGCAGTGATGTCCTATGACCGGTATGTGGCGGTCTGCAAACCCCTGCACTACTCCACCATCATGACCCAACAAGTGTGTCTCCAGTTGGCCATAGGGTCCTGGGCCAGTGGTGCAGTAGTGTCTCTGGTAGATACCACCTTTACTTTTCAACTTCCTTATCAAGGACAAAACATTATCAATCACTACTTTTGTGAACCCCCTGCCCTCCTGAAGCTGGCTTCAGCAGATACTTACAGGACAGAAACGGCCATCTTTGCAATGGGTGTGGCCATCCTCCTAGCTCCTGTCTCCCTGATCCTGGCCTCCTACTGGAATATCATCTCCACCGTGATCCAGATGCAATCTGGGGAGGGACGGCTCAAGGCTTTTTCTACGTGTGGCTCCCACCTCATTGTTGTTGTCCTCTTCTATGGATCAGGAATATTCACCTACATGAGGCCAAATTCCAAGACCATAAAAGAGCGGGATAAAATGATATCTGTGTTCTATACAGTGGTGACTCCAATGTTGAATCCCATAATTTATAGCCTGAGAAACAAGTATGTCAAAGGAGCTCTCAGGAAACTGGCTGGAAGAAAGTCCTTTTCTCAGAGACGGTGA
- the LOC102410015 gene encoding olfactory receptor 2D2, translating to MRQTNQTQVTEFLLLGLSDDQHTQKLLFTLFLGVYLVTVLGNLLLMFLIQVDSQLHTPMYFFLCNLSLADLCFSTNIVPQALVHLLSRKKVISFTRCAAQLLLFLIFGCTQCALLAVMSCDRYVAICNPLHYPSTMTWRVCIQLAVGSWTSGILVSVVDTTFTLRLPYQGSNNIAHFFCEAPAMLILASTDTHTSEMAIFFMGVVILLIPVSLILVSYGRIIVTVVRMRSAEGKLKAFSNCGSHLVVVILFYGSGIITYMTPKSYKEQKKLVSVFYAMVTPMLNPLIYSLRNKDVKGALRKVVTRNFPCRFGVFH from the coding sequence ATGAGACAGACCAATCAGACGCAGGTGACAGAATTCCTCCTTCTGGGACTCTCTGATGACCAACACACCCAGAAACTGCTTTTCACCTTATTCCTGGGTGTCTACCTGGTCACTGTGCTTGGAAATCTGCTTCTCATGTTCCTTATTCAGGTTGACTCTCAGCTTCACACacccatgtatttttttctctgcaaTTTATCTCTGGCTGACCTCTGTTTCTCTACCAACATCGTTCCTCAAGCCCTAGTCCACCTGCTATCCAGAAAGAAAGTGATTTCATTCACACGTTGTGCAGCTCAGCTTCTACTCTTCCTCATTTTTGGGTGTACCCAGTGTGCCCTTTTGGCAGTGATGTCCTGTGATCGATATGTGGCTATCTGCAACCCTCTGCATTACCCTAGCACCATGACTTGGAGGGTGTGCATCCAGCTGGCTGTAGGATCATGGACCAGTGGCATTCTGGTGTCTGTGGTGGACACCACCTTCACACTAAGGCTGCCCTACCAAGGCAGCAATAATATTGCTCATTTCTTTTGTGAGGCCCCTGCAATGTTGATCCTGGCATCCACAGACACCCACACTTCAGAGATGGCCATTTTCTTCATGGGGGTTGTGATTCTCCTCATACCAGTTTCTCTAATCCTGGTGTCCTATGGCCGTATCATAGTGACTGTGGTCAGGATGAGGTCAGCTGAGGGCAAGCTCAAGGCATTCTCAAACTGTGGCTCCCATCTCGTGGTGGTCATCCTTTTTTATGGGTCAGGAATTATTACCTACATGACACCAAAGTCttacaaagaacagaaaaagctGGTATCTGTGTTCTATGCAATGGTGACCCCCATGCTTAATCCCctcatctacagcctgaggaacaagGATGTGAAGGGAGCTCTGAGGAAAGTAGTCACAAGGAATTTCCCATGCAGGTTTGGGGTTTTCCACTGA
- the LOC102407713 gene encoding olfactory receptor 10A4, producing MMQGNWTVVNEFVLVSFSTLSSQLQALLFLLFLTIYLVTLMGNVLIILVTTADSALQSPMYFFLRNLSFLEIGFNLVIVPKMLGTLIIQDTTISFLGCATQMYFFFFFGAAECCLLATMAYDRYVAICDPLRYPIIMGRRACGQLAAASWFSGFPVATVQTTWIFSFPFCGPNRVNHFFCDSPPVIALVCADTSLFELEALTATVLFILFPFLLILGSYVHILSTIFGMPSAEGKRKAFSTCSSHLLVVSLFYSTAILTYFRPRSSNSPESKKLLSLSYTVVTPMLNPIIYSLRNSEVKAALRRAIHRTLGFRKL from the coding sequence ATGATGCAGGGAAACTGGACAGTTGTCAATGAGTTTGTTCTTGTGAGCTTCTCAACCCTGTCCTCTCAGCTACAAGCTCtgttgtttctcctttttttgaCCATTTACCTTGTTACCCTGATGGGAAATGTCCTCATAATCCTGGTTACTACAGCTGACTCTGCCCTCCAAAGTcctatgtacttcttcctcaggaACTTGTCTTTCCTGGAGATAGGTTTCAACTTGGTTATTGTGCCCAAGATGCTGGGGACCCTGATCATCCAGGACACAACCATCTCCTTCCTTGGCTGTGCTACCCAGAtgtacttcttcttcttcttcggAGCTGCTGAGTGCTGCCTCCTGGCCACCATGGCGTatgaccgctacgtggccatctgTGACCCTTTGCGCTACCCAATCATCATGGGTCGCAGGGCCTGTGGCCAGCTGGCAGCTGCCTCCTGGTTCTCAGGATTCCCAGTAGCTACTGTGCAAACCACATGGATTTTCAGCTTTCCTTTTTGTGGTCCCAACAGGGTgaaccacttcttctgtgacagCCCCCCCGTCATCGCACTGGTCTGTGCTGATACCTCTCTGTTTGAACTGGAAGCTCTAACAGCTACTGTCCTATTcatcctcttccctttcttgttGATCCTGGGATCCTATGTCCACATCCTCTCCACTATCTTCGGGATGCCCTCAGCAGAGGGGAAGCgcaaggccttctccacctgctcctcccacctgctGGTTGTCTCCCTCTTCTACAGCACCGCCATCCTCACATACTTTCGACCTCGGTCCAGCAACTCTCCTGAGAGCAAGAAGCTGTTGTCGCTCTCCTACACGGTGGTGACTCCCATGTTGAACCCCATCATCTACAGCTTGAGGAATAGTGAAGTAAAGGCTGCACTAAGGCGGGCCATCCACAGGACCTTGGGCTTTCGGAAACTATGA